The Litoribacterium kuwaitense genome includes a window with the following:
- a CDS encoding M15 family metallopeptidase yields MKIWGIIILFMVIITLPFIWNHEDKMLSNTTSKTEQTPYSKNEVTQKEISASQVHTGDLLLVNDQHPVKEAAVKKDIVNLYEHHELKGNYGLYDASISLSKEVTQAFNTLISAANRDGVQDFIITSGYRNSEEQNQLYEEMGSEFALPGGFSEHQLGLSLDVGSTTTTMDKAAEGKWIEENAWKYGFILRYPKGKTDITGISYEPWHIRYVGLPHSAIMKEKDFVLEEYLTYLKEEETISTTFDGKNYQIQYYPAPIKTIDILKGYDYIISGNNVDGVIVTTFKPFS; encoded by the coding sequence ATGAAAATATGGGGAATTATAATTTTATTTATGGTCATTATCACTCTACCATTTATTTGGAACCATGAAGATAAAATGCTGTCAAACACAACTAGTAAAACGGAGCAAACACCTTATTCTAAGAACGAGGTTACTCAAAAAGAGATTTCTGCGAGCCAGGTGCATACAGGGGATTTACTCCTTGTCAACGATCAACACCCTGTTAAAGAAGCGGCGGTAAAGAAAGACATTGTTAACTTATATGAACATCATGAATTAAAAGGTAACTACGGCTTGTATGATGCTTCCATTTCACTTTCGAAAGAGGTCACTCAAGCCTTTAATACATTAATTTCCGCTGCCAACCGAGATGGCGTTCAAGATTTTATAATTACGAGTGGTTACCGAAATTCTGAGGAACAAAACCAACTCTATGAAGAGATGGGCAGTGAATTTGCCTTACCGGGAGGATTTAGCGAACACCAATTAGGCTTATCCCTTGATGTCGGTTCAACGACAACGACGATGGATAAAGCTGCTGAAGGAAAGTGGATCGAAGAAAACGCATGGAAATACGGCTTTATTTTACGATATCCAAAAGGAAAAACTGACATCACTGGAATTTCTTATGAACCTTGGCATATTCGCTATGTAGGCTTACCTCATAGCGCGATCATGAAAGAAAAGGATTTTGTTTTAGAGGAATATTTAACGTATTTAAAAGAGGAAGAGACCATCTCGACAACGTTCGATGGGAAAAATTATCAAATTCAATACTATCCTGCGCCTATCAAAACAATAGATATCCTAAAGGGATACGATTACATCATTTCTGGCAATAATGTTGACGGAGTGATCGTCACTACCTTTAAACCATTCTCATAG
- a CDS encoding DeoR/GlpR family DNA-binding transcription regulator: MLAQERYTIILEMLETNKIVKVPDLCKAFNVSIETVRRDLEYLEQEGKLKRVYGGAVLTTKSAKEPSYYSRSTKNAEEKVAIGRKAAELVSNGDTLMIDLGTTTLEVARHLKDKTDLTIITNCLTIAQELVDVPTFRVILPGGLLRAKELALSGFISEQFMNDFNVDKTIIGAGGITVDRGISDYHLEETRVRRTMIEKGEQTIVVADHSKFGIKALVNVCSLEDIDTIVTNGKLKKDIAQTYVDKNIKVIGFGE; the protein is encoded by the coding sequence ATGTTAGCTCAGGAAAGATATACGATCATTTTGGAAATGCTTGAAACGAATAAAATTGTGAAGGTGCCTGATCTTTGCAAGGCATTTAATGTATCTATTGAAACAGTTCGTAGGGACTTAGAATACTTAGAGCAAGAAGGGAAGCTCAAGCGCGTTTACGGTGGAGCGGTTTTAACGACAAAATCGGCAAAAGAGCCTTCCTATTATTCCAGGTCCACGAAAAATGCAGAGGAAAAAGTTGCGATTGGAAGGAAGGCTGCGGAGCTTGTCTCTAATGGAGATACGTTAATGATTGACCTAGGAACGACGACATTAGAGGTTGCTAGACATTTAAAAGATAAAACAGATTTAACGATTATTACGAACTGCCTTACGATTGCCCAGGAGCTGGTTGATGTCCCTACATTTAGAGTGATCCTGCCTGGCGGACTATTACGAGCGAAAGAATTGGCGTTATCAGGATTTATTTCGGAGCAATTTATGAATGATTTTAATGTAGATAAAACAATTATCGGTGCAGGTGGAATTACAGTTGATCGTGGGATTTCCGATTATCATCTAGAAGAAACACGAGTACGTCGGACGATGATTGAAAAGGGAGAACAAACGATTGTTGTCGCAGATCACAGTAAATTTGGCATAAAAGCACTTGTCAATGTTTGTTCGCTTGAAGACATAGACACGATCGTGACAAATGGAAAATTAAAAAAAGATATTGCTCAAACGTATGTGGACAAAAACATCAAGGTTATCGGTTTTGGGGAATAA